AAAACCGCCTATACGAAGCCCTCAGGGAATGGCGGTGGGACAAGGCCAGCCAAATGAAGCTGAAGAGTTTTATGATTTGTACTAATTTTGATCTGCTCATGCTGGTAAAAGCCATGCCAAAAACCATCGAAGAGCTAACCGGCGTCAAAGGCTTCGGAGAGTATAAAACACAACAATATGGAGAAGAACTACTTAATGTGATCCATAATGCATAGTAAGTGGGATAGCAGGAAGATAAGGAAGATGAGAAGTTAAGCAAAACAGTTCTCATTGCCTCCTGCTTTAGCTTATGGATAGATGATTTATTTTGAATGGTAAATAAAAGAATATATGTGAGTTGCAGGTGTCGTAGGAGGGGGTCAGCGTAAATAGGCGATAATTTATTGCCAGAATTTATGCCGTAATTCTAAAAAGAAAGTAAATTTGCAATCGTTTTTCCCCTCTGTATGCCGGGAAAGGTATTCGCGCTATCATAACACAGATTATTAATCAAACCCCAATGAATACAGAAATAACAGGATCAGGCACCTACGAGGCAACCGTTGAGAGAAGTAAAAAACTGGAACAGGACTTAACCGTTCATCCCGAAAACTATCGCGTACTGACAGGAGACCGGCCAACAGGACGTCTTCATATCGGGCACCTCTTCGGGTCATTGCAAAACCGCGTCAGGCTGCACAATCTGGGAGTGGAAACTTTTATCGTGATTGCCGACTATCAGGTACTCACCGACAGGGATTCGTTTGATAAGATATCGGACAACGTGCGCCAGCTCACCCTCGATTACATGGCTGCCGGCCTCGACCCCACCGATGGAAAGACTTTTATTTTCCCCCACAGCTATGTCCCCGAACTGAATCAACTGTTACTTCCTTTCCTTACGCTGGTGTCGAATGCCGAACTTAACCGGAATCCTACGGTGAAAGAAGAGATTCAGGCATCTGGTTTAAAGAGCATCAACGCGGGGATGTACACTTACCCTGTCCACCAGGCTGCGGATATTCTTTTTTGCAAGGGGAATGTGGTTCCCGTGGGCAAAGACCAGTTGCCTCACCTCGAACTGACCCGTCTGATCGCCCGCCGTTTCAATGAGAAGTTTGCTGCTGAGAACCCCGTGTTCCCCGAACCGCAACCGTTGCTGAGCAAGTCGCCCATGATTCTTGGTCTGGATGGTTCGCAGAAAATGAGCAAAAGCCGTAACAATGCCATTATGCTAAGTGCTACCGAGGACGAAACGGCTGCCCTGATCAAAAAAGCCAAAACCGATGCAGAACGTTTTATCACCTACGAACCTGAAAGACGTCCCGAAATTGCCAACCTGCTATTGTTGATCTCCATGTGTACGGGCAACACCCCCGAAGCCGTTGCCGAACATATCGGTGATGGAGGTGCCGGTCAACTGAAGAAACTCCTGACCGAGTCGATTAATGAATACCTGAGGCCCTTCCGTCAGAAACGTACCGAGCTGGAGTCCAATATGGATTATGTGCGCCAGGTATTGCTCGATGGTGCACAAAAAGCAAGGGCAGTAGGCGCCGCTACGCTTGAAGAAGTGCGTGCTGCGATGAATATGAAGATATAAGACACTGCGCTCCCATCTCTCCCAATCAAGGGATGGGAGTAGCAGATTGACGGTTACTCCCTGATTATCCTGCCGTATCTTTATTTTACCTGCATTGCCATCTACCTGCTGATAATCACCGGAAAAATATATACATTTGCAGGGAAACAGAAAAAGGCAGACAGGAATAACTGTTTGTGATGTCTGTTGTTAAACCACTATTAACCATAGGAATAAGCCTATGAAAACAAGTGAGAAATGGAGAAGAATTCTCTTTGTTGTGGGTATCATAGCGTTGTTTTTTGGTGCTGTTGATCCGTTAGAAGGTTCAGTGGTGATTGTTGCAGGGAGTTTATTTATATGATTATCCGCAAAGCGACCTGTTATAAATTCTGGATTTGAAATCGGTATTGTAATTTGCAGCGGCAAACACTAATCTATCGAACATCTTTTCCCCGAAATATCTTCGGTTGAACTTATAGCAGAACTCATTGAGATAATATTGTAAATACTCTTTTTTAAGCTGGTGGTGCATATCAAGTAGTAAACGTTTCACGTTTGCAATACTGATATGAACCCATGGAAGTATCTTCTGAAGGTCTTCTGGTTCAATAACCTGAGCCTTTTGAGACTCCACAGCTTGATGTAGCTTAAAAAATGTTTTTGAATCATCGGTGGTTAATTCCGCCTTTGAATCAATTTGTTCTTTGACAATTTCAACGGCAGTGTCAGCTCTTAAATCAGGCACTACCTGCATTTTAATGTGGTTTATCTTTTTGGGCTTTTTACCCGGTTTTGGATTTTCAACCACAATGCTTTCTGTCATTACAAGGACTTTAGACTTATTCTGACTGCCTGCACCACGTTTTAAGTTCTGTTGCTTACAGTCATCACTTATCAGAGTGGTAATAAAAGCATTGTCAAGTTCTATTTGTCCCGAAAGCTGATATTCATTGTCGCGTTTACCCATTATGTCGCTCAATTTCTTGTGCATTTCCCAAATGGGTTGATAGCGTTTATGTCCCAGTTGCCGTTGCAACTCGGAAGCCGAAAAAGATTTTTTGGTACTGGTCAAAAGGTGCATGGCAACATACCAGTAACGAAAAGGGAGTTTAGAAAATTCTAATACTGTACCCCTTCGTATGGACTGGCGATGATGACAATGCGTACACTCGTAACGTAGCTTGTTTTTAAGCCAAATATGTTTTGTGCTGCCGCATTTTGGACAAACAATACCGATTTGATCCCGTTGCGCCTTAAAATGCGCAATACAGGATTCCTCATCGGGAAAATTTAGAATGAAATTCAAGAGATTCATAGCGTGTATTTTTACTGTTGAATACGCTGTAAATATAATGTATTTCAATGAATTATACAAATATATTGAGAACTTTTTATTACAAACTCAACCGTAATTCTGGCCTCTTTTTCTACAGGTCGCTTTGCGGATAATCATTTTTATTTATAACCCTTGTGCTTTATCTGCAACATGAACCTCAATGGCGATGCTATCTGATCGCTTTTCTAATGATTGTGTTTGGTGTCGTATTCCTCTTTGTCTTATCATGGATGGGTGGATTTGGTGGTAAGTCAACCCTTTCCTGGTGGTGGGGAACCCTTATCCTTCCTTATCCGTTAGGTTGGCTATTGATGATCATTCTTCTTGTCAGAAAAGGATATAAACAATTGAAAAAACAGTCTTCATCAAAATGATACAGGTTCTTTATGGCGACATCACCAAAGTTGCCGTAGATGCTGTTGTGAATGCTGCAAACAACTCTTTGCTGGGTGGTGGCGGTGTTGACGGGGCGATTCATCGCGCAGGAGGTCAAGCTATTATAGATGAATGCATCCTGATTCGTCAGAAGCA
The sequence above is drawn from the Microbacter margulisiae genome and encodes:
- a CDS encoding IS1595 family transposase, coding for MNLLNFILNFPDEESCIAHFKAQRDQIGIVCPKCGSTKHIWLKNKLRYECTHCHHRQSIRRGTVLEFSKLPFRYWYVAMHLLTSTKKSFSASELQRQLGHKRYQPIWEMHKKLSDIMGKRDNEYQLSGQIELDNAFITTLISDDCKQQNLKRGAGSQNKSKVLVMTESIVVENPKPGKKPKKINHIKMQVVPDLRADTAVEIVKEQIDSKAELTTDDSKTFFKLHQAVESQKAQVIEPEDLQKILPWVHISIANVKRLLLDMHHQLKKEYLQYYLNEFCYKFNRRYFGEKMFDRLVFAAANYNTDFKSRIYNRSLCG
- the trpS gene encoding tryptophan--tRNA ligase: MNTEITGSGTYEATVERSKKLEQDLTVHPENYRVLTGDRPTGRLHIGHLFGSLQNRVRLHNLGVETFIVIADYQVLTDRDSFDKISDNVRQLTLDYMAAGLDPTDGKTFIFPHSYVPELNQLLLPFLTLVSNAELNRNPTVKEEIQASGLKSINAGMYTYPVHQAADILFCKGNVVPVGKDQLPHLELTRLIARRFNEKFAAENPVFPEPQPLLSKSPMILGLDGSQKMSKSRNNAIMLSATEDETAALIKKAKTDAERFITYEPERRPEIANLLLLISMCTGNTPEAVAEHIGDGGAGQLKKLLTESINEYLRPFRQKRTELESNMDYVRQVLLDGAQKARAVGAATLEEVRAAMNMKI
- a CDS encoding phage holin family protein, whose product is MLYLQHEPQWRCYLIAFLMIVFGVVFLFVLSWMGGFGGKSTLSWWWGTLILPYPLGWLLMIILLVRKGYKQLKKQSSSK